One Hymenobacter volaticus genomic region harbors:
- a CDS encoding OmpA family protein, giving the protein MALKREETVLEVVSTCIRAEHLNQLSAVVRQSPAVVGPALAQLLPLLVRTLAERASRPDGVDFLWDLTRQAQVSHVLDQLDGLNFASGQGRGGQLLQGLLRDRYETTIAGFAAKAGLPLASYAVLLEVGVAAVLGALGKYTARHQLQPIDLADWLQSQGLGTGRSVASPSPRSATASRSIPPRATAAPTFAARAGQWQEVGGGSIFTPQQAPAAPTTAKGRQHWLWPLLVLLGLVLGYSFFRWTTLSGPVAATAPPLPVTYMSAKTPPAAVPSATEAAASATSVPAGHYDAATDTYLYHTGQPLLLTLSQGTTLAVGANSTEYQLYQFLADSTQQVDSLHAAAGWITVDRVSFESGQATLTAKSAPQLRNLAAILRTFPRAQLLFGGYTDGSGDGRQNLYLSEARAQAARRALVAEGVSPRRLQAMGYGEATPVASNNGPVGRALNRRLRLKVLNKWGPLHPAPTVVQRGAGLPTIPRPAPVAGPVAKPASPSSPPLPSVNQIGEAPAGAEPVAHRPATGSWPPSSKNRRRAATG; this is encoded by the coding sequence ATGGCCTTGAAGCGGGAAGAAACAGTACTGGAAGTGGTCAGCACTTGCATCCGCGCCGAGCACCTGAACCAGCTAAGCGCAGTGGTTCGCCAAAGCCCGGCTGTGGTTGGGCCCGCCCTGGCCCAGCTTTTGCCCCTGCTCGTGCGCACGCTCGCCGAGCGGGCCAGCCGGCCGGATGGCGTCGACTTCCTCTGGGATCTGACCCGTCAGGCGCAGGTCAGCCACGTCCTGGACCAGCTCGATGGGTTGAACTTCGCCAGCGGGCAGGGGCGCGGCGGGCAGTTGCTGCAAGGTTTGCTCCGCGACCGCTACGAGACGACCATCGCTGGTTTCGCCGCGAAAGCCGGCTTGCCGCTGGCCTCGTATGCGGTGCTGCTGGAGGTGGGGGTCGCCGCGGTGCTGGGCGCGTTAGGAAAGTATACCGCTCGGCACCAACTGCAACCCATCGACCTAGCCGATTGGCTGCAAAGCCAAGGGCTGGGTACCGGCCGTTCGGTTGCTTCGCCGTCACCCCGGAGCGCAACCGCGTCTCGGTCCATCCCGCCCCGTGCTACGGCAGCGCCTACGTTCGCGGCGCGGGCGGGTCAGTGGCAAGAAGTGGGCGGGGGCAGCATTTTCACGCCTCAGCAAGCGCCAGCGGCGCCGACTACCGCTAAGGGGCGGCAGCATTGGCTCTGGCCGTTACTGGTATTGCTGGGCTTGGTACTCGGCTACAGCTTTTTTCGTTGGACCACACTTTCGGGACCGGTGGCCGCCACCGCCCCGCCCCTGCCGGTCACGTACATGAGCGCGAAAACGCCGCCGGCTGCGGTACCTTCCGCTACGGAGGCCGCCGCATCCGCTACCAGCGTGCCCGCTGGCCACTACGATGCCGCCACCGATACTTACCTCTACCACACTGGCCAGCCGCTGCTCCTCACCCTTTCCCAGGGCACTACCCTCGCGGTGGGCGCTAACTCCACGGAATACCAGCTCTACCAGTTCCTGGCCGATTCCACCCAGCAAGTCGATTCGCTGCATGCGGCGGCGGGCTGGATCACGGTCGACCGGGTGTCTTTCGAATCCGGGCAGGCCACGCTCACGGCGAAGTCGGCGCCGCAGTTGCGCAACTTAGCCGCTATCCTGCGCACCTTTCCGCGGGCGCAGCTCTTGTTTGGCGGTTATACCGATGGCAGTGGCGACGGCCGGCAGAACCTGTACCTAAGCGAGGCCCGGGCGCAGGCTGCCCGGCGGGCCCTGGTGGCGGAAGGCGTTTCGCCCCGCCGCTTACAAGCCATGGGGTATGGCGAAGCCACGCCGGTGGCGTCCAATAACGGGCCCGTGGGCCGGGCGCTCAATCGGCGGCTGCGCCTTAAAGTGCTCAACAAATGGGGCCCGTTGCACCCTGCGCCGACCGTGGTGCAGCGGGGTGCCGGCCTGCCGACTATACCCCGGCCAGCCCCGGTGGCCGGGCCCGTTGCCAAGCCGGCTTCGCCCTCCTCTCCGCCCTTACCCTCCGTCAACCAGATAGGGGAAGCACCCGCCGGAGCTGAGCCAGTCGCCCACCGCCCAGCAACGGGGAGCTGGCCGCCGAGCAGCAAGAACCGGCGGCGAGCCGCTACCGGGTGA